In Taeniopygia guttata chromosome 7, bTaeGut7.mat, whole genome shotgun sequence, a single window of DNA contains:
- the RUFY4 gene encoding RUN and FYVE domain-containing protein 4, whose amino-acid sequence MAGEGELNRVIKDLQKTVAELKCSYQEQNLPVTDGSRELHSLCAQLEFLLQFDLKEKRSFFGQRKDYWDFLCQGLARCRQEHEGIHFVTSLDKLKTPVGRGRAFLRYCLVHRQLAESLQLCLLDPESLCEWYYARSPFLSPKRRAEILGSLYELDCVTFHLALHRSDLDTAWPMFSEPLVRPSPVIRSSPAKTALQTDRIGTVAHGWSDGIGHPTVALHGAPAHLCPPPLAALQGGSVEVEDIEGDVQDGEVKKDIEEEDEEDVEKDDSKDTKEGKVEDVKVEDVEVNVEKDMEEDLEEKHEELEEDEKEMKDVDIEELEDAHGTGKAAQPDGAGEPGMSTGTRCMPGSVSLVPRQPGGTEESLQALVSQLRAELGQREAAAQVLAARLAQADLRHRRQEEGSARQAQLWAREAEALRETNTFLERALEAAVAAGDPGALARAQEEARGWQEVAEERGTQLARVLAEAAALTSRLQECQEALVAAGRTDMLKDAGTSNEVAAVKEVLRQALELARGPQEAPRAPQAEGEHSTVTSMAMRLASLAATAQEETWQSRQQLQAQRQEMARLQEELSRARQDGERWASALQRAQREALEREATRGAEQARQQELVRDMKERLLELLREKDALWQKTEGIDTPMPSPVPRDRGLCARCHKDFRLLSRRYNCRLCQGKVCHTCSVDMGKHGRCCLICYQQRHPQAT is encoded by the exons ATGGCAGGGGAAGGGGAGCTCAACCGTGTCATCAAGGACCTGCAGA AGACCGTGGCCGAGCTGAAATGCAGCTACCAGGAGCAGAACCTGCCGGTGACAGACGGGAGCCGGGAGCTGCACAGCCTCTGTGCCCAGCTAGAGTTCCTCCTCCAG TTTGACCTCAAGGAGAAGAGGAGTTTCTTTGGGCAGCGCAAGGACTATTGGGACTTCTTGTGCCAAGGCCTAGCACGGTGCCGGCAGGAGCATGAAGGCATTCACTTCGTCACCTCCCTGGACAAG CTGAAGACCCCTGTGGGCAGAGGCCGAGCCTTTCTGCGGTACTGCCTGGTGCACCGGCAGCTGGCAGagtccctgcagctctgcctcctcGACCCTGAGAGCCTCTG CGAGTGGTACTACGCCCGTAGCCCCTTCCTGAGCCCCAAACGGCGAGCAGAGATCCTGGGCAGCCTCTATGAGCTGGACTGTGTCACCTTCcacctggctctgcacaggagtgACCTGGACACCGCTTGGCCCATGTTCTCCGA GCCACTGGTACGGCCCAGCCCGGTGATCAGGAGCAGCCCAGCAAagacagccctgcagacagacAGGATCGGCACTGTGGCGCACGGATGGTCTGATGGCATTGGCCATCCCACTGTGGCACTCCATGGGGCACCAGCCCATCTGTGCCCAccccctctggctgccctgcaAGGAGGGAGTGTGGAAGTGGAAGATATAGAGGGAGATGTACAGGATGGGGAGGTGAAGAAGGATATagaagaggaggatgaagaggatgTGGAGAAGGATGACAGTAAGGATACAAAAGAGGGGAAGGTGGAGGATGTGAAGGTGGAGGATGTGGAAGTGAATGTGGAGAAGGACATGGAGGAGGATTTGGAAGAGAAACATGAAGAGCTGGAGGAGGATGAGAAGGAGATGAAGGATGTGGATATAGAGGAACTGGAGGATGCACATGGCACTGGCAAAGCAGCCCAGCCTGATGGTGCTGGAGAGCCTGGCATGTCCACTGGCACAAGGTGCATGCCGGGATCCGTGTCACTGGTGCCCAGGCAGCCGGGTGGGACAGAGGAATCCCTGCAGGCACTGGTGTCCCAGctgagggctgagctgggccagcGAGAGGCGGCAGCACAGGTGCTGGCAGCACGGCTGGCGCAGGCGGACCTGCGGCACCGGCGGCAGGAGGAGGGCAGTGCCCGGCAGGCCCAGCTGTGGGCACGCGAGGCTGAGGCACTGCGGGAAACCAACACCTTCCTGGAGCGGGCACTGGAGGCAGCGGTGGCAGCGGGGGACCCGGGGGCACTGGCACGGGCCCAGGAGGAGGCACGGGGCTGGCAAGAGGTGGCAGAGGAGCGGGGCACCCAGCTGGCCAGGGTGCTGGCAGAGGCGGCGGCGCTGACCTCGCGCCTGCAGGAATGCCAGGAAGCGCTGGTGGCGGCAGGACGGACGGACATGCTGAAGGATGCTGGTACCTCAAATGAGGTGGCTGCTGTGAAGGAGGTGCTGCGGCAGGCACTGGAGCTCGCCcgtggtccccaggaggccccACGAGCCCCTCAGGCAGAAGGGGAACACAGCACGGTCACCAGCATGGCCATG CGCTTGGCCAGCCTGGCTGCCACAGCACAGGAGGAGACCTGGCAGAgccggcagcagctccaggcccaGAGACAGGAGATGGCACGGCTGCAGGAGGAACTCAGCAG GGCCCGGCAGGACGGTGAGCGCTGGGCATCGGCGCTGCAGCGGGCGCAGCGGGAAGCCCTGGAGCGGGAGGCCACGCGCGGTGCCGAGCAGGCACGGCAGCAGGAGCTCGTCCGCGACATGAAGGAgcggctgctggagctgctgcg GGAGAAGGATGCCCTGTGGCAAAAGACAGAGGGCATTGACACCCCGATGCCCAGTCCGGTGCCCCGCGACCGAGGGCTCTGTGCCCGCTGCCACAAGGATTTCCGCCTCCTCTCCCGGCGGTACAACTGCAG gctgtgccagggcaagGTGTGCCACACGTGCTCCGTGGACATGGGCAAGCACGGCCGCTGCTGCCTGATTTGCTACCAGCAAAGGCACCCACAGGCTACGTGA